A window of Verrucomicrobiota bacterium JB022 contains these coding sequences:
- a CDS encoding tyrosine-type recombinase/integrase: MTNRKQAEKLAHALEDAYRKRLSETQIRKLFTDAYQEIHNDDLASTTIEDFLNGWIARKKNEISPSAWQKYQVVIKNFLAYLGDTQHNDLNFLTPRNFIGFREATIERLSPASANLYLKVLRVAFNDAWRDNLMLENPEAKVPTAKRVAGAGKERRAFNLNELKRLLAASTDDWKGMILCGLYTGQRLGDIARLTWTNIDLAQQQIFFVTSKTDRPVNVPLAQPLHDYLLQLSAPDRPDAPVFPSASAIVEKTGKTGQLSNQFYEIMVAANLAPPRSHSKRKDAEATEGRRTNELSFHCLRHTATSLLKNAGVSEAVAMDIIGHDSKAISRTYTHIEFDAKKRALDSLPHFS; the protein is encoded by the coding sequence ATGACCAACCGCAAGCAGGCCGAGAAGCTGGCCCACGCATTGGAGGATGCCTATCGAAAGCGGCTCTCTGAAACCCAGATCCGCAAGCTTTTTACCGACGCCTATCAGGAGATCCACAACGACGATCTTGCTTCGACAACCATTGAGGATTTTCTGAACGGCTGGATTGCGCGCAAGAAGAACGAGATCAGCCCGAGCGCATGGCAGAAGTATCAAGTGGTGATCAAAAACTTCCTCGCCTACCTCGGAGATACCCAGCACAACGACCTGAATTTCCTGACCCCACGCAACTTTATCGGCTTTCGCGAAGCCACTATTGAGCGTCTGTCGCCAGCTTCGGCAAACCTCTACCTGAAGGTGCTTCGTGTGGCGTTCAACGACGCTTGGCGGGACAATCTGATGCTGGAGAATCCAGAGGCAAAGGTCCCGACTGCAAAACGAGTGGCTGGCGCAGGCAAAGAACGCCGTGCCTTTAACCTCAACGAGCTGAAACGCCTGCTCGCAGCCTCAACCGACGACTGGAAGGGCATGATCCTCTGCGGCCTCTACACGGGCCAGCGCCTCGGCGATATCGCGCGCCTTACCTGGACCAATATCGACTTGGCCCAGCAGCAAATCTTCTTCGTCACCAGCAAGACCGATCGGCCGGTAAACGTCCCCCTTGCACAGCCGCTGCACGACTACCTGCTTCAGCTTTCTGCCCCAGACAGGCCGGACGCCCCCGTTTTTCCGTCGGCTTCCGCAATCGTGGAGAAGACCGGTAAGACCGGGCAGCTTTCCAACCAGTTTTACGAGATCATGGTTGCAGCGAACCTTGCCCCACCCCGCAGCCACAGCAAGCGCAAGGATGCGGAGGCAACCGAAGGTCGCCGCACCAACGAGCTTTCCTTCCACTGCTTGCGGCACACGGCTACCAGCTTGCTCAAGAACGCGGGCGTTTCGGAGGCGGTGGCAATGGACATTATTGGGCACGATTCGAAGGCGATCAGCCGAACCTACACGCACATTGAGTTTGACGCCAAGAAGCGCGCTCTCGATAGCCTGCCTCACTTCTCATGA
- a CDS encoding DUF4336 domain-containing protein: MLSPHVTPGLLRIAPSLWVHEIPFSLFGVQLRRRMVVVRLPNGSIQLHNPNPISPELLSDLQPRGRIGSIVTPTLFHDTYLEDVLRLFSECKLYASPDLKVSPDLTNARRTFAEWPESWLPVLRPIQLRGTTTQETAFYHAPTRSLLVSDLVMNFGREAPLFTRLFFRLNGVNGQLRPTRIFRQTITDRAAFLASIDELLQLDFDRLIPTHGSMVETGAKERFKREFKV, encoded by the coding sequence GTGCTTTCACCTCATGTCACTCCCGGGTTACTTCGCATCGCGCCGTCACTCTGGGTCCATGAAATACCTTTTTCACTCTTCGGAGTGCAGCTGAGGCGGCGCATGGTGGTCGTCCGCCTGCCCAATGGCTCGATCCAGCTCCACAACCCCAACCCGATCTCACCCGAGCTACTGAGCGATCTCCAGCCACGCGGCCGCATCGGCTCCATCGTCACCCCCACCCTGTTTCACGACACTTACCTGGAGGACGTGCTGCGCCTCTTCAGCGAGTGCAAGCTCTACGCTTCGCCCGACTTGAAGGTGAGTCCAGACCTCACCAATGCGCGGCGCACCTTTGCTGAATGGCCCGAGAGCTGGCTGCCCGTTCTGCGCCCCATCCAGCTGCGCGGCACCACCACGCAGGAGACAGCCTTTTACCACGCCCCCACCCGCTCCCTGCTCGTCAGCGATCTGGTGATGAACTTTGGTCGCGAGGCCCCTCTGTTCACGCGGCTCTTCTTCCGTCTCAACGGCGTCAACGGCCAGCTGCGCCCCACCCGCATCTTCCGCCAGACGATTACCGACCGCGCCGCCTTCCTTGCTAGCATCGACGAGCTGCTCCAGCTCGACTTCGACCGCCTCATCCCCACCCACGGCTCCATGGTCGAAACCGGCGCCAAAGAGCGCTTCAAGCGCGAATTCAAGGTGTAG
- the ccoG gene encoding cytochrome c oxidase accessory protein CcoG — MSSTSPKAPNLNTVTTINRDGSRFIIHPSDVKGRFTAWRRIVAVLLIVVYIALPWIPINGHPAVFLDVARQRFHLFGLTFAAQDMWMLFFGITGLAFLLFFVTALFGRVWCGWACPQTVFLEHVFRRIERWIEGDAATRKKLDRASWTPDKAIKRVAKHTIFVLLAAVIAHIFLSYFVSIPGLWGMLIDSPLQHWSAFLFVAASTALIYGNFAWFREQLCIIICPYGRFQSALIDNHTYNVAYDYNRGNPPGKPRDPNAGDCIDCRRCVQVCPTGIDIRQGLQLECIGCAGCIDACDTVMDKLNRPRGLIRYATDEQLEGRKSKLVRARTLLYMVFGLIGLCVAAFSFNSYEPLSANVVRMRGSPFYVDGAGVRNQYQVRLVNKSERPMEVWAVASAGDQALELRGLTERIRLQPMQEATATAVVLVPRDTYSGNFRFRLELYTDEGATVSREIEFVGPDPALLEPR, encoded by the coding sequence ATGAGCAGCACATCCCCCAAGGCACCGAACCTCAACACCGTCACCACGATCAACCGTGACGGTTCGCGCTTCATCATCCACCCCTCGGATGTCAAAGGCCGGTTTACCGCATGGCGGCGCATCGTGGCCGTGCTGCTCATCGTCGTCTACATCGCCCTGCCGTGGATCCCGATCAATGGACACCCGGCGGTCTTTCTCGACGTGGCGCGCCAGCGCTTCCACCTCTTCGGGCTCACGTTTGCCGCGCAGGACATGTGGATGCTCTTCTTCGGCATCACCGGGCTCGCCTTCCTGCTCTTTTTCGTCACGGCGCTCTTCGGGCGCGTCTGGTGCGGCTGGGCTTGCCCGCAAACGGTCTTCCTCGAACACGTCTTCCGCCGCATCGAGCGCTGGATCGAAGGCGACGCCGCCACGCGCAAGAAGCTCGACCGCGCCAGCTGGACGCCCGACAAGGCCATCAAGCGCGTCGCCAAGCACACGATCTTCGTCCTGCTCGCGGCCGTCATCGCCCACATCTTCCTCAGCTACTTCGTCTCGATCCCCGGCCTCTGGGGCATGCTGATCGACAGCCCGCTGCAGCACTGGTCGGCCTTCCTCTTCGTCGCCGCCTCCACCGCGCTCATTTACGGCAACTTTGCGTGGTTCCGCGAGCAGCTCTGCATCATTATCTGCCCCTACGGCCGCTTCCAGAGCGCGCTGATCGACAACCACACCTACAACGTCGCCTACGACTACAACCGCGGCAATCCGCCGGGCAAACCGCGCGACCCCAACGCGGGCGACTGCATCGACTGCCGCCGCTGCGTCCAGGTCTGCCCCACCGGCATCGACATCCGCCAAGGGCTGCAGCTCGAGTGCATCGGCTGCGCGGGCTGCATCGACGCCTGCGACACGGTGATGGACAAGCTCAACCGCCCGCGCGGCCTCATCCGCTACGCCACCGACGAGCAGCTGGAGGGCCGCAAGAGCAAGCTGGTCCGCGCACGCACTCTGCTCTACATGGTGTTTGGCCTTATCGGCCTCTGCGTAGCCGCCTTCTCCTTCAACAGCTATGAGCCGCTCAGCGCCAACGTCGTCCGCATGAGAGGCTCGCCCTTTTACGTCGACGGCGCAGGCGTGCGCAACCAATACCAGGTGCGCCTCGTCAACAAGAGCGAGCGCCCGATGGAAGTATGGGCCGTGGCCAGTGCAGGCGATCAAGCGCTGGAGCTGCGCGGCCTTACCGAGCGCATCCGCCTGCAGCCCATGCAGGAAGCCACCGCAACCGCCGTCGTTCTGGTGCCCCGCGACACCTACTCCGGCAATTTCCGCTTCCGCCTCGAACTGTATACGGATGAGGGGGCAACTGTAAGTCGTGAAATCGAATTCGTAGGTCCAGATCCGGCCTTGCTCGAACCGCGTTAA